Proteins co-encoded in one Paracrocinitomix mangrovi genomic window:
- a CDS encoding Gfo/Idh/MocA family protein produces MSEEKKIKFAVLGCGHIGKRHATMITLNPESELVALVDVAPKENLGLGEFQDIPFFKSEDDLLISGIEFDVLSICTPNGLHSDQANKALDAGYHVVCEKPMGLSKDKCEGVIFKALQNSKQVFCVMQNRYSPPSVWLKDIVERKLMGDIYMVQINCYWNRDERYYTGKTWKGTQDLDGGTLFTQFSHFIDIMYWLFGDIKNIQGKFADFNHKNLTDFEDSGFVNFEFVNGGMGSINYSTAIWNSNLESSITIVGEKGSVKVGGQYMNEIEVCNIENYELPELPPSNPPNDYGAYKGSAANHHYIIENVVDSLKNRTTATTNALEGLKVVEIIERIYKVRDTYLKRN; encoded by the coding sequence ATGAGTGAAGAAAAAAAAATCAAATTCGCTGTTTTAGGTTGTGGACATATTGGAAAACGACATGCAACCATGATTACTCTTAACCCAGAATCAGAATTGGTTGCTTTAGTAGATGTTGCTCCGAAAGAAAACCTTGGACTTGGAGAATTTCAAGATATTCCATTTTTTAAAAGTGAAGATGATCTGTTAATTTCAGGTATTGAATTTGACGTTTTAAGCATCTGCACTCCAAATGGCCTTCATTCTGATCAAGCAAACAAAGCACTAGACGCGGGTTATCATGTCGTGTGCGAAAAACCTATGGGCTTATCAAAAGACAAATGTGAAGGAGTAATATTTAAAGCACTACAAAACTCCAAACAAGTTTTTTGTGTAATGCAAAACAGATACTCCCCTCCTTCTGTATGGCTTAAAGATATAGTGGAAAGGAAATTAATGGGTGATATTTACATGGTTCAAATAAATTGCTATTGGAACAGAGACGAGCGCTACTATACAGGTAAAACATGGAAAGGAACTCAGGATTTGGACGGTGGAACCCTGTTTACTCAATTTTCACATTTTATTGACATCATGTATTGGCTATTTGGTGACATTAAAAATATTCAGGGGAAATTTGCAGATTTTAATCACAAAAACCTTACAGATTTTGAGGATTCAGGCTTTGTGAATTTTGAGTTTGTTAATGGCGGAATGGGCAGTATCAACTATTCAACTGCCATTTGGAACTCAAACTTAGAAAGTTCCATAACAATTGTTGGTGAAAAAGGAAGCGTGAAGGTTGGTGGTCAGTATATGAACGAAATTGAAGTTTGTAACATTGAAAATTATGAACTTCCTGAATTACCACCGTCTAATCCACCAAACGATTATGGCGCGTACAAAGGCTCTGCCGCTAACCATCATTATATAATTGAAAACGTGGTTGATTCATTAAAAAATAGAACCACTGCAACTACCAATGCTTTGGAAGGACTAAAAGTTGTTGAAATTATTGAGAGAATATACAAAGTAAGAGATACTTATTTGAAAAGAAACTAG
- a CDS encoding nucleotide sugar dehydrogenase, with protein sequence MKNIYEQLLNKEAKLAVIGLGYVGLPIALEFARKIKVIGFDINAKRVEMMRNNIDPSDELEASDFEGCDIHFTHKIDELAEATFFIVAVPTPIDSSKEPDLTPLLGASSTVGQVLKKGDYVVYESTVYPGCTEEDCIPVLEAESGLKFMEDFKVGYSPERINPGDKVNTLATIVKVSSGCDPESAEHIAKTYELVVEAGVHRAPSIKVAEAAKIIENTQRDVNIALINELSIIFNRLGINTYDVLEAAGTKWNFLPFRPGLVGGHCIGVDPYYLTHKAKQLGYHAKIINSGRYVNDSMGFYVAKQTVKMMIGHGKNPMEARVLIMGATFKEDVSDIRNSKIVDVVNELQSFACKVDVIDPHADATELFEEYGFELTANPTNDYDAIIVAVNHKEYANKTEAEFRSMMADDKGLIVDIKGIYKGKIANIDYWSL encoded by the coding sequence ATGAAAAACATCTACGAACAATTATTGAATAAAGAAGCAAAACTAGCGGTCATTGGTTTAGGTTATGTTGGTTTACCTATCGCATTAGAATTTGCAAGAAAAATTAAAGTGATAGGTTTTGACATCAATGCTAAACGTGTTGAAATGATGCGTAACAACATTGATCCAAGTGACGAATTAGAGGCTTCTGATTTCGAAGGATGTGACATACATTTTACACATAAAATTGACGAATTGGCTGAAGCAACATTTTTTATTGTTGCTGTACCAACTCCAATTGACAGTAGTAAGGAGCCAGATTTAACCCCATTATTAGGCGCAAGTTCAACTGTAGGACAAGTACTCAAAAAAGGTGATTATGTAGTTTATGAATCAACTGTTTACCCTGGTTGTACAGAAGAAGATTGCATTCCGGTTTTAGAAGCAGAATCTGGCTTAAAATTCATGGAGGATTTCAAAGTTGGATATTCACCGGAAAGAATTAATCCAGGAGATAAAGTAAATACCTTAGCTACAATCGTAAAAGTTTCTTCTGGTTGTGATCCTGAATCTGCAGAACACATTGCAAAAACATATGAATTAGTAGTTGAAGCAGGAGTTCATAGAGCACCGTCAATTAAGGTCGCAGAAGCTGCTAAAATTATTGAAAACACGCAAAGAGATGTAAATATCGCTTTGATAAATGAACTTTCTATCATCTTTAATCGACTTGGCATTAATACCTATGATGTATTAGAGGCGGCAGGAACTAAATGGAACTTTTTACCATTCCGTCCAGGTTTGGTAGGTGGACACTGCATTGGAGTTGACCCCTATTATTTAACACATAAGGCTAAGCAATTAGGTTACCATGCTAAAATCATCAATTCAGGAAGATATGTAAATGACTCAATGGGATTTTATGTTGCCAAACAAACTGTAAAAATGATGATTGGTCATGGAAAAAACCCAATGGAAGCTAGAGTTTTAATCATGGGAGCAACTTTTAAAGAAGACGTTTCTGATATTAGAAATTCTAAAATTGTTGATGTAGTGAATGAATTACAATCATTTGCTTGTAAAGTTGATGTAATAGACCCACATGCTGATGCAACAGAACTTTTTGAAGAGTATGGATTTGAATTAACGGCAAATCCAACTAATGATTATGATGCAATAATTGTTGCGGTAAATCATAAAGAGTATGCCAATAAAACTGAAGCTGAATTTAGAAGCATGATGGCTGATGACAAAGGACTAATTGTCGATATTAAAGGGATATACAAAGGTAAAATAGCCAATATTGATTATTGGTCATTATAA
- the rfbB gene encoding dTDP-glucose 4,6-dehydratase produces MSNRNILITGGAGFIGSHVVRLFVNKYKDDRIINLDKLTYAGNLKNLTDIENEPNYKFVKGDIQDKAFLADVFEKEQITDVIHLAAESHVDRSISGPMEFIITNIVGTANLLEVARSKWTDDNHVFYHISTDEVYGSLGEEGFFTEETSYDPRSPYSASKASSDHLVRAYFHTYKLPVKLSNCSNNYGSHQFPEKLIPLMINNIKNNKPLPIYGTGENVRDWLWVEDHARAIDVIFHKGEIGETYNIGGWNEWTNIDLVNKLCEIMDEKLGRASGTSAQLITYVKDRAGHDMRYAIDATKIKNELGWVPSLEFEEGLDKTVDWYLDNEEWINNVTSGDYQKYYSEHYS; encoded by the coding sequence ATGTCAAATAGAAATATTTTAATAACCGGTGGAGCAGGATTTATAGGTTCTCATGTCGTTAGATTATTTGTGAATAAATACAAAGACGACAGAATCATTAACCTTGATAAACTTACTTATGCCGGGAATCTTAAAAATTTGACTGACATTGAGAATGAACCTAACTATAAGTTTGTCAAAGGAGATATTCAAGACAAAGCTTTTTTAGCAGATGTTTTTGAAAAGGAACAAATTACAGATGTAATTCATTTAGCAGCAGAATCTCATGTTGATAGATCAATTTCAGGTCCAATGGAATTTATCATCACCAATATTGTGGGAACAGCCAATTTGTTGGAAGTAGCCAGATCAAAATGGACGGATGACAATCATGTATTTTATCATATTTCTACAGATGAAGTGTACGGTTCATTAGGTGAAGAAGGATTTTTCACTGAAGAGACATCATACGATCCAAGAAGCCCTTATTCAGCTTCAAAAGCAAGCTCAGACCATTTGGTGAGAGCATATTTTCACACTTACAAATTACCAGTTAAATTGTCCAATTGTTCAAACAATTATGGTTCACATCAATTTCCTGAGAAACTAATCCCTTTGATGATTAACAACATCAAAAACAACAAACCCTTACCAATTTATGGTACTGGTGAAAATGTAAGAGATTGGTTGTGGGTTGAAGATCATGCAAGAGCTATTGATGTAATTTTTCACAAAGGAGAGATTGGAGAAACATACAACATTGGTGGATGGAATGAATGGACCAACATTGACTTGGTTAATAAGCTTTGTGAAATTATGGATGAAAAATTAGGTAGAGCATCAGGGACATCTGCTCAACTTATTACTTATGTAAAAGACAGAGCCGGACACGATATGCGATACGCCATAGATGCCACTAAAATAAAGAATGAATTGGGTTGGGTGCCTTCATTAGAATTTGAAGAAGGATTAGACAAAACAGTTGATTGGTATCTTGACAATGAAGAATGGATCAACAATGTGACTTCAGGAGATTACCAAAAGTATTATTCTGAACACTACTCATAA